TGGTTAGCGCGATAAATACGTCAACTTGGTCGATGTTCTCTTCGGTCAGTAGCTCTTGGTCTGCAGCATCACCACAAAAGACGATGGTATTTTCTAACTGTTCGGAGAGCTTTTCGGCGCGCGGTAAGTTGCGTTCTATCAGCTTAACGCTGTACTGACTCTCAAGGCGCTTAGCCAAGCTTGAGCCGATGTTACCACCGCCAACAATCATGATGCGGCGATACGGTTTTTCGAGGCGCTGCATTTCACTCATTACTGAGCGAATGTGGTTGCTGGCTGCGACGAAGAACACTTCGTCATCGGCTTCAATGATGGTGGTGCCTTGCGGACGAATTGGACGCCCTTGACGGAAAATAGCCGCCACACGGGTATCGATGTGCGGCATGTGCTCACGTAAGGTCGACAGTGCATTACCCACTAATGGACCACCGTAGTAGGCTTTCACTGCCACTAGGCTGACTTTGCGTTCGGCAAAGCTCACCACTTGTAGTGCACCAGGGTATTGGATCAGGCGCTCAACATAGCTGGTCACTAGCTCTTCGGGAGCGATTAGGTGATCGACCGGAATCGCACCGGATTGAAATAGGGCATCTTTTTGTGCGAGATATTGAGGCGAGCGAATACGTGCCACTCGGTTAGGGGTGTTGAACAGGGTGAAGGCGACCTGACAAGCCGCCATATTGGTCTCATCGGTATTGGTGACCGCCACCAACATA
This portion of the Vibrio sp. SCSIO 43136 genome encodes:
- the trkA gene encoding Trk system potassium transporter TrkA; translation: MKIIILGAGQVGGTLAENLVGENNDITVVDRDSERLRELQDKYDLRVVNGHASHPETLQEAGAQDADMLVAVTNTDETNMAACQVAFTLFNTPNRVARIRSPQYLAQKDALFQSGAIPVDHLIAPEELVTSYVERLIQYPGALQVVSFAERKVSLVAVKAYYGGPLVGNALSTLREHMPHIDTRVAAIFRQGRPIRPQGTTIIEADDEVFFVAASNHIRSVMSEMQRLEKPYRRIMIVGGGNIGSSLAKRLESQYSVKLIERNLPRAEKLSEQLENTIVFCGDAADQELLTEENIDQVDVFIALTNEDETNIMSAMLAKRLGAKKVMVLIQRGAYVDLVQGGAIDVAISPQQATISALLTHVRRADIVNVSSLRRGAAEAIEAIAHGDETTSKVVGRAVGDIKLPPGTTIGAIVRGEEVLIAHDRTVIEQDDHVVMFLVDKKYVPEVERLFQPSPFFL